From one Magnolia sinica isolate HGM2019 unplaced genomic scaffold, MsV1 ctg311, whole genome shotgun sequence genomic stretch:
- the LOC131236223 gene encoding calcium-dependent protein kinase 2-like: MGNCFSHGKAEKTENAESNPDGDADDQNPADPTSAPSTKSPPTTTNGSRHPTKPAAIGPVLGRPMEDVKSVYTMGKELGRGQFGVTHLCTLKSSGEQFACKTIAKRKLANKEDIEDVRREVQIMHHLTGQQNIVELKGAYEDKHSVHLVMELCAGGELFDRIISKGHYTERAAASLLRTIVQIVHTCHSMGVIHRDLKPENFLLLSKDENAPLKATDFGLSVFFKQGEVFRDIVGSAYYIAPEVLKRRYGPEVDIWSIGVMLYILLCGVPPFWAESEHGIFNAILRGHIDFTSDPWPSISPGAKDLVKKMLNTDPKQRLTAFQVLNHPWIKEDGEAPDTPLDNAVLNRLKQFTQMNKFKKVALRVIAGCLSEEEIMGLKAMFKSMDTDNSGTITLEELKQGLSKQGTKLSEVEVKQLMEAADADGNGIIDYDEFITATMHMNRMDREEHLYTAFQYFDKDNSGYITTEELEQALKEYGMHDGRDIKEIISEVDADNDGRINYDEFCAMMRKGNPEVNPKKKRRDSFV, from the exons ATGGGTAATTGTTTCTCCCATGGCAAAGCAGAAAAAACTGAAAATGCTGAGTCGAATCCCGACGGTGACGCGGATGACCAGAACCCTGCAGACCCCACCAGTGCCCCATCAACAAAGTCCCCACCCACTACAACTAATGGGTCCCGCCACCCGACGAAGCCTGCAGCAATCGGGCCTGTCTTGGGTCGGCCTATGGAGGATGTGAAGTCCGTTTACACGATGGGGAAGGAGCTCGGGCGGGGCCAattcggtgtgacccacctgtgcACCCTCAAGAGCAGTGGGGAGCAGTTCGCATGCAAGACAATCGCGAAGCGGAAGCTTGCGAACAAGGAGGATATTGAGGATGTCCGAAGGGAAGTTCAGATCATGCACCATCTGACGGGCCAGCAGAATATCGTGGAATTGAAGGGCGCATACGAGGATAAGCATTCTGTCCATTTGGTTATGGAGCTGTGCGCCGGGGGGGAGCTCTTCGATAGGATTATTTCAAAGGGGCATTACACGGAGCGTGCGGCCGCATCACTGTTGAGGACGATTGTACAGATTGTCCATACGTGCCATTCAATGGGTGTCATTCATAGGGACCTCAAGCCTGAGAACTTCCTTCTATTGAGCAAGGATGAGAATGCGCCGCTCAAGGCCACTGATTTCGGGCTTTCTGTGTTCTTCAAGCAAG GTGAAGTTTTCAGAGACATCGTCGGCAgcgcatattacattgcacccGAAGTGTTGAAGCGAAGATACGGTCCTGAAGTCGATATCTGGAGTATTGGAGTGATGTTGTATATTCTTCTCTGTGGAGTTCCTCCTTTTTGGGCTG AGTCGGAGCATGGAATTTTCAATGCCATCTTGCGTGGGCACATCGATTTCACGAGTGATCCGTGGCCGTCCATCTCACCAGGGGCAAAGGATCTGGTCAAAAAGATGCTAAATACAGACCCAAAGCAGAGGCTCACAGCATTCCAAGTTCTCA ATCATCCATGGATTAAAGAAGATGGAGAGGCACCAGATACACCTCTTGACAATGCTGTGCTGAACAGGCTGAAACAGTTCACACAAATGAACAAGTTCAAGAAAGTCGCTCTCAGG GTGATAGCAGGGTGTTTATCAGAGGAAGAAATCATGGGCTTGAAGGCAATGTTCAAAAGCATGGATACTGATAACAGTGGGACTATCACACTTGAAGAACTAAAACAAGGACTCTCCAAGCAAGGAACGAAGCTATCGGAAGTTGAAGTTAAACAGCTGATGGAAGCT GCCGATGCAGATGGGAACGGAATAATTGACTACGACGAATTCATCACAGCGACAATGCACATGAACAGAATGGACAGAGAGGAGCATCTCTACACTGCATTCCAATACTTCGATAAAGATAACAGTGG ATACATCACAACTGAAGAGCTAGAACAAGCTCTTAAGGAGTATGGCATGCATGATGGGCGGGACATAAAGGAGATTATCTCTGAAGTCGATGCAGATAAT GATGGAAGGATCAACTACGATGAATTCTGTGCGATGATGAGAAAAGGAAATCCAGAAGTGAACCCGAAGAAGAAGAGACGGGACTCTTTCGTCTGA